In Quercus robur chromosome 10, dhQueRobu3.1, whole genome shotgun sequence, a genomic segment contains:
- the LOC126703407 gene encoding protein NUCLEAR FUSION DEFECTIVE 4-like — MDVLKLDTKWVSTIASIWIQCTSGSLYTFSIYSSVLKSTQAYDQSTLDTVSVFKDIGVNAGVLSGVLYSSATTANHRRRTGPWLVHLVGAVQCFLGYFLMWASVVGLIPRPPMAAMCLFMLVAAHAQSFFNTANVVTGVRNFPNYSGTIVGIMKGFLGLSGAILIEVYETIFTNKPTSYLLMLALLPTINTLLLMWFVRINNTNEGDEKKHLDSFSLIALVIAAYLMAIIILEHIFLFQFAIRVIAFVLLMLLLASPLCIAIRAHQRDSDRISQTLVIERDQLMDDPNQLVAEKIYARQDSAGYRYLPSSTDQEMDNNDRRTLQAEQNLNLLQAMHTVDFWILFLAMACGMGPGLATVNNMSQIGGSLGYTSFETGTLVSLWSIWNFLGRFGAGYVSDYFLHSRGCARPLFMVITLAIMSIGYLVIASGLPGALYAGSVLVGVCYGSQWSLMPTITSEIFGVVHMGTIFNTITIASPVGSYIFSVRVVGYIYDKEASGAGKTCTGTQCFMLSFLIMASATLLGSLAALGLYFRTKSFYNQVILRRLIHSLRG, encoded by the exons ATGGATGTGCTCAAGCTCGATACCAAATGGGTCTCCACCATAGCCAGCATATGGATCCAGTGCACAAGCGGCTCTCTCTACACCTTCTCCATCTACTCCTCAGTTCTAAAATCAACCCAAGCCTACGACCAATCCACGCTCGACACCGTGTCTGTCTTCAAAGACATAGGCGTCAACGCCGGCGTCCTCTCCGGCGTCCTCTACTCCTCCGCCACAACAGCTAATCACCGCCGCCGTACTGGGCCGTGGCTGGTCCACCTGGTAGGCGCGGTTCAATGCTTTTTGGGGTATTTCCTGATGTGGGCCTCCGTTGTTGGGCTGATTCCTCGGCCTCCCATGGCGGCCATGTGCTTGTTCATGTTGGTGGCGGCTCACGCGCAGAGCTTCTTCAACACTGCTAATGTGGTCACTGGGGTTAGGAACTTTCCTAATTATAGTGGCACTATTGTTGGCATTATGAAG GGTTTTCTTGGTTTAAGTGGAGCAATTTTAATTGAAGTATATGAGACAATATTCACCAACAAGCCTACATCCTATCTTCTGATGCTGGCACTGTTGCCTACTATTAATACTTTGTTGCTCATGTGGTTTGTGAGAATCAACAACACTAATGAAGGAGATGAAAAGAAACACTTAGATTCTTTCTCACTGATTGCACTGGTCATTGCTGCTTATCTTATGGCCATAATAATATTAGagcacatttttttatttcaatttgcaaTACGTGTCATTGCATTTGTGCTGCTCATGCTGCTGCTTGCCTCACCTCTTTGCATAGCAATTAGAGCCCATCAAAGAGATTCTGATAGGATTTCACAGACTCTCGTTATTGAGAGGGACCAACTAATGGATGATCCAAACCAGCTGGTTGCTGAGAAGATATATGCAAGACAAGATTCTGCTGGGTATCGCTATTTGCCCAGCAGTACTGATCAAGAGATGGATAATAATGATAGGAGGACTTTACAGGCAGAACAAAATCTCAATCTGTTGCAAGCTATGCACACTGTAGACTTCTGGATTTTATTTCTTGCCATGGCTTGTGGTATGGGCCCAGGACTTGCTACAGTGAATAACATGAGCCAGATAGGAGGATCTCTTGGATACACCAGCTTTGAGACAGGTACTTTGGTTTCTTTGTGGagcatttggaattttcttggcCGTTTTGGAGCTGGCTACGTATCAGATTATTTTTTGCACTCAAGAGGATGTGCAAGGCCATTGTTCATGGTCATCACGCTAGCAATCATGAGCATTGGTTATTTGGTGATTGCTTCTGGTTTGCCTGGTGCTCTATATGCTGGTTCAGTATTAGTGGGTGTTTGTTATGGTTCTCAGTGGTCACTAATGCCCACTATCACTTCTGAGATATTTGGCGTGGTTCATATGGGTACCATTTTCAATACAATTACCATAGCAAGTCCTGTTGGATCTTATATATTTTCTGTGAGAGTTGTTGGTTATATATATGACAAAGAAGCATCAGGAGCTGGCAAAACATGCACTGGAACTCAATGCTTCATGTTGTCTTTTCTTATCATGGCATCTGCTACTCTTTTGGGGTCTCTTGCTGCCTTGGGGTTGTACTTTCGGACAAAAAGTTTCTATAATCAGGTTATACTCAGAAGACTAATACATTCTTTGAGGGGATAA